TTGTAAAATTAAAGGAATACTTTCTGTAACATACGTATGATGAATGTTTACAATATGATCTACTAAGAAATCTAGTTTCCAGTTATCATAATTATAAGCATTAGAAACAGGATTGTTAATATTAGCTAATTCATTTAATATTTCTTCTAAAGGAAGATCCTTCTTTTCACATGCTCTTTTAATAGAAATTCCACCTCCACAGCAAAAATCTATTCCATTTTTTTTAAAAACATCTGCAGTTTTTATGTTGTTTGTTACAATTTCTGCTACTGTATTGTTTTCTGTAATATTCATAATTTAATCTTATTGTTGCTATTATTTTATTCACTCTTACTTTAATAAATCTAAAAAAAATATTTTTCAGAATCTATTTAATTTTAATAAAAGACAAAAAGGTCTTTTAATCGACACAAAAGTACATTAGCAAATAATATTAAATTATGATAATTATCAGAAAAATTAAAAGTCTTTCTTTTTTGCTTTAGAAATGATTCTCAAAGTTGGTATAACAGTCCATAAAATCAAAACAGAAGATGACAATATCATACCTAGGTTTGTACCAAAAAACTGTTGAAAAACAGCACCTGTATATCCTAAAAGAGCTGAGATATCTAATTTTAATAAAATTAAAATTCTAGATAAATCAATTGGGTTAAACATAGTAGCAAATAAAGAAAATTGGTCTAATGGATATTCTTGAAAAACAATTAATGAAATTAAAAATAATCCATCATAGATAACCGCTAAAAACAACCATAATAAAATAGCATAACCAAATCCTTTAATTTTATTTTCGTTTGATAAAGCGATGTTAAACGCTAAAGCGACAAAAATAAAGGTTAGAAAAGCACCTACAAAGAGTAAGGAAATAAAGTCAAAAATTGCAGTAGATTGTGTAACTCCATATGCTAAAAAAGGAATTCCTAATCCTAAAACCAAACTTAATGAAAGTGATAAAGAAACACCGATATATTGTCCTAAAAAAATAGTACTTCTTTTTAAAGGTTGTGCTAATAAAAGTTCGGTAAATTCTCGTGAATTATAATAATACATAATTCCAAAAATGGTACCAATTAAAGGTGTTAACACCACAATAATATTCATCAAAGTAATAACTGCTTTAGAAGTATCATTATTTAAAAACAATAATGAAAAACCAATAACTAAATAGAAAACAAAGTATACATAACTCCATCTACTTCTTAATAAATCGTAAAAACTATATTTTAATATTTTAAGCATAATCTTTAGATAAAATAGTGGCTATTGCGTGTTCTAAATCCGTTTGATTTGTTTGTTCTTTTAGCGTCTCAATCTTTCCTTTAAAATGGATTTTCCCATCTAAAAGAAATACAATTTCATCAGACATTTCTTCTACAAAACTCATAATGTGAGACGTTATCAAAATCGTTTTTCCTTTTTGTTTTTCTGATTGAATAATTTCTTTTAATCGTATTAACGAAACAGGATCTAAACCTGTTGTAGGTTCGTCTAAAATAATCAACTCACTGTCAAACATAAAAGTTAGTACTAGGTTTACTTTTTGTTTTGTTCCACCAGATAAGTTGCTTAATTTTTTCTTTAAAAAAGGTTGCAAATCAAAAAGCTCTATTAATTCTAAATCATTCGCTTTTTTTGTTCTGATATCTTTAATCATCTGAATTAATTCAGACACTGAAAGATTACCAGGAAAGTTTGCTATTTGAGGTAAATAATTTACATTATTACGATACTCATGTTTTTTTAAAATCTCTTCTCCACCAATATTTATAGTTCCTTCTTCTGGGATTACCATCCCTAAAATACTTTTTATCAATGTTGTTTTTCCTGAGCCATTAGGACCAAGTACAGCAAAAATACCGCCTTTATTTATGTTGAGATTTAAACCATCTAAGACAGTTAGTTTCCCAAATTTTTTATGTAGATTTTGTATTTTAATCATCTTAATCTAAGGAATTTATTGCTTTCATTAAAGGTTTTTGATCTAGTAAATTATCTGGTGTAAATATTGGAGAAACTTTTTCTGAAAAGTTAATAATATCTACAAATAGACTTCTTAATAAAACTAAGGTTTCTGGTGTTTTGTTTACCACATAAGAAAATAGTTTTACAGGTCTATGCGCTACATCACCAATACCATCTTTATTTAAATCGTAACCAGAATATTCACTCCAATAATTAGCCTCGAATTTGTTATCATTTAATCGACTATTGTATGATAAATCGAAAGCATTACTTTGAAAGTTATTGTATTCAAAAATATTAGCATAACAACCACCTGTAAATTTTAACGCCCATCCATTACGAATAAAATGGTTGTTTTTGTAATTAATTCGGTTACAACCATCAATATTTATTGCAATTGTATTTTGTTCAAAAATATTGTCGTTTATCTCTGCATCATTAATTTCTTTTAATAATAAGCCATAAGATGCTGTTCCCCAATTGTAGTGAAATGTATTAAAATACATTTTTATATGTTTAGAAAACATAACAGCAACACCAGCTCCATTTTCTCTAAACTCATTGTGATGATATTCATTATAATGAGAAAACATAAAGTGTAATCCGTATCTAATATTATTTTTACTAGTATTATTAGATACATAACTATTATTTACAAACTCTAAATAAATACCATCTCTCATACCAGAAACAGTATTATTTTCAATTCTCATATTCTTACTTTTCCAAACATGAACACCATTACCAGAGCTTGATTCATTTTTTGCATTTCCACTAATTATATTATCTTTTATGAGTCCGTATTTTACTCTTTGAAGAATTATTCCGTAAAAAACATTATCAAAAATATTATCTTTTATGGTAAAATTTTTAGAATATGAAATAAAAACACCAGCTACTTCTTTGATATAGCTCATGCCTATATTCTTAATTTTAAAACCAGATAAACTAAAGTTATCAGCTTTAATAGCTATTACACTATCTGTTTTATTTTCGGCATCTATAACTGGGTAATCTTCACCAATTAAATGTATACTTTTATCAATAAATAATTTAGACTCTTTATAGATCCCTTTTTTTACAAGAATTGTATCTCCATCTTTTGCAAGTTTAATTGCATCTTTAATGGATTTTACTTTACAAGAACTGCAAACATCTATTCTAGAAGTTTGTGCATTTCCTGTAAAACTGTAAATTAGAAAAAGTAATAATACTCCTATTCTCATTTAGAAAAATGTTGCTTTAGTGAATTCCAAGTGTAGAGTTTCCCTCCATGTTTTTCTAGATATTCATCTGCTATTTTTTTATCAAAAAAAGCTGATAAATTTGCTCCCATTGGACTTTTTATTTTTTTACTTATTAAATAAGTTGCTTTTTTGGCATCCACTAATTTCCCTGGAGTTATGTAATCTGCAACTAATATAAATGCTAAGTCTCGTTCGTTATTTTCTTGGTTAATTTTCATAGTTAAACACTCTACAGCATCAAACATATATGCTTTCCCTTTTTTAGTAACATATTGTGCAGAATGTGTTTTATCTACCACAGTCATATCACAATGAAAACAATGATCATCACCATATTTAATAACTTTAGGCTCTACAGAACAAGAAATAAATATGAAAAACATTAATATTAAAAGACTTATTATTTTTTTCATGTTTTGAATATATGAAAAACGAGCAAGTAAATGCTCGTTCTTATTAAAAACTTACTTTTAGTTACTTGCTTCTTTTTTACCTAAAAAGAAAGCTATAAATGTCATAAACATACCAACAAACATAAAATATGCTCCTACTAAAGGATAGGAATGTGCTGTAAAGTTTAGAATATCTTTTGTACCAAACAAAGGTGGTTGAAAGCCCATTACAGAGCCATCAGGGTTTTTAAAATTCATGATTGCTTTAGGATCTAGATTATGTCCATAATCATATTCCCACAAGTAAAAATCATACATTCCTGCAATTCCTAAGATCGACATCAGAACAAACCAACCTAAAAACCATTTATAATTTGCTTTAAAACCGATAAACATTCCTAAAAAAGCCATAACTCCAATTACAATAGGGAATATTTTAAATTCTGGTATTGTATCTGGAATATACTGCATTCCAACATAATGATTCATTAAGTTGATATTTTTAATATCAAACTCATGTGTGTCTTGAAATTTTGTAATGTAAATATCCATTCCTAATGGAATAGGATATTGTGGAGCTTCTAATGTAATATTCCAAAGAGGAAAAATAAATAAGCCCAATAGTAGAAAAGAACCTACCATCATTAATAATCTTGATTTTTTCATTTTTTAATATTTAACTTGATGTAATAAAACCTTGTTAATAAAAAACTATATGTAAAACAATTAAATCTTCTATTAAAAAAAACGGACAATCATTAAATAATTGCCCGCTTTCTTACTCTCAAACAAAAATCGTTTTATTCTTCTTCGTCTTCTCCAGGAACATCTCCATCTAAAGTATAAGATATTTTAATATCAGAACTTTTTGGAGAAACTCTAATGTAACCTTGCATTTCTTGGTGTAATGCAGAACAGAAATCTGTACAGTAAAATGGCCATACTCCTACTTGTTTAGGTTCCCAAGTAAAAGTTGCTGTTCTACCTGGCATAATTAAAAGCTCAGATGTATTTGCACCAATCATTGAGATACCATGAGGTACATCATAATCTTGCTCTAAGTTTGTAACATGGAAAAACACTTTATCTCCAACTTTTACACCTTCTATATTATCTGGTGAAAAATGAGAACGAATCATTGACATTTTAATATGTACTTCGTTTCCTTTTCTTACAACGTTTGTTTCACCTTCATTTGTTACAGCATAATGGTGTTTGTTTTCATTTAATTTGTAAATCTTTTTAGATTTAGGAGCTATTTTTTCTGCTGCAATACCTGCTGCATAATGTGGCTCACCAATAGTAGGGAAATCTAGAAGTAATTCCATTTTTTCTCCACTAATATCAAATAATTGTGCTGATTGACATACTTCAGGACCTGTAGGTAAATATCTATCCTTAGTAATTTTATTCATTGCAACCATATACTTATCATCTGGTGTTCTAGAGTTTCCTCCAGGAATCATTAAGTGACCAACAGAATAGTAAACAGGATGTCTGTCAATTACTTTTAAGTCTTTTATGTTCCATTTTACAACTTCAGAAGAGATAAAGAATGTAGTATATCCATTTCCTCTTGTATCAAACTCTGTATGTAATGGACCTAAACCTGGTTGATCTAAAGTACCATAGTTTACTGCATCAAATTTAATAATTGGAATTCCATATGCTTCTCCGTCAAATGCTTTATCCTCAATTGCTTTTTGCATTTTAGTAAATGAGTGAACTGTCATTGCAGCTGCTAATTTACCATTACCAATAATGTATTCTCCTGTTGGATCTACATCACAACCATGAGGTGATTTTGCTGTTGGTAAAAAGTAAATTGCACCAGGAACATCTTTAGGTTCTACAACTAAAACTTCTTTTTGCATTACGTGTGTTGCAGTGTGTGTTTCGTCACTCCAAGTATTATGTGCATATTTCGCTGGCATTTTTTTCCCACCACCATTATTCACATATTCTTCAATTTTTTTCCAGTTTATCGCTGCAATAAAATCTTTATCATTTTGAGATGCATTTACTTCCATTAAAGTATTTGCTTCCTCAGTATTATAAGTTGAGAAGAAAAACCATCCATGAGATTTTCCACGACCAGGGTGAGATAAATCATAATTGAAACCAGGCATTTTAATTTGGAATTTAATTTCCATATTTCCATGATCTGGATCTATACTTAAGAATGATAATGCTCCACTAAAATTCCCTTTCATATCACTAATAGACATGTCTCTCTGTGGAAATGGTACCGCAAAACGAGTTCCTGCAACAACATACTCAGAGTTTTCAGTAACAAAAGAAGAGCTGTGATTTCCTGCTGAATTAGGAATCTCAATAATTTCTTCCGTTTCGAAAGTTTCTAAACTAATTCTAGCAATACGAGGTGTATTATTTTCGTTGATAAATACCCAACGACCATCTACACTACCATTAGTTTGCGAAATATCTGGGTGATGCGAATCTCCCCAAGGCACAAAACCATGTGATGTTTGTAACATTGGTTTTGTTTCTTCACTATATCCATACGCTTTTTCTGGATCTTGTGAAAAAACTGGTATTACTCTAAATAATCTACCAGAAGGTAAACCATAAACAGCTAATTGTCCACTAAATCCACCAGATACAAAAGCGTAGTGTGAATCATGTTCTCCTGGAGCAACATATACTTTTTCTGCTGCATTTCCAGAAACAGCTCCTTTATTACTTTTTTTCGAAGGCCCACCACAACTTACTAAAAAAGCAGCTGCAATAGTTAATGAAAAAATTGATTTTAAAATTGTTTTCATATTTATAGTTTAGTTGATTTATTAATTTTTTGTTCTAAAATATTCTAAAATTGCTCTTGCATCCTCTTCAGATAATTGTTGATTAGCCATTGGTGCATTGTATTCTGCAATTAAAGCTTTTGCAACAGGATCTTTTGCAAGCATTTCTTCCGTATTTAAGATTAAGTTCATAATCCATTCTGGTGAACGTCTTTCAGTAACTCCTTTTAAACCAGGTCCAATGTATTTTTTACTAAATTTATGACAAGCAGTACAATTTGTTTTGTAAATAGCTTTTCCTTTAGTAACTAATGCATCGTTAATTGCTTCTAGTTTTAAAGTTTTTATAGGTCCAATTCCTTTATTGTCTAAAGATGCTTTTTTAGTATCAACTTTTTTAACAACCTCTTTTTTTACTGGTGCTTTACTGTATGAAGGTCCTTTCTTTTCTTTCCCTCCACAATTAATAAATAATGCAACTAACATTATTAATAATACGTTTTGTAATTTCATCTTTTGATTGATTATAATTATTATTTATCACTTGGCACCAATACATCTCCAATTACATGTACCCAACCATTACTAACTTTTACTGTCTTCAATATTTCAGTTCCTCCAACAAATATTTTACCCTCTTTGTTCTCTACAACTAAGTACTTTCCTGATGCCATATATAACTTACGCCCTTTTTTAGCTTCTTTTTTTAATTGCTTTAAGTGGTAGTTAGCTGGAGCAACATGGTTTTTTAAAATAAAACCTAAATTTGTCTTATTCTCTGGCTTTAAAAGTGTCGCAACTGTTCCTTCAGGAAGTTTATCAAAAGCACTATTTACAGGAGCAAAAACAGTTAATGGACCAGCATTTACAAGAGCATCCTCTACTCCTGCAGCTTTTATAGCAACTACTAATGTTTTAAAATCATCTAAAGATTTTGCAACTTGTAATGCGTTAGGATCAGAATCTTCATCTATAACAGAAGACTGTCCTTTAGAAATTATTTCTTTTTTTTGTACTTCACTTTCTTTTTTTACTTCTTTTTTCTCTTTATTTTGACAACTTGTAAGCAACAAGCTTGCAATAAAAATTAAACATACCGTTTTTAAAAGCCTCATATTCTTTAGTTTAAGTTAGTTATTTCACAATAAAATACTAAATAGTCTTTTATTGTTACAAATTTATGTTACTTTTAAAGTATGAATTATGATAATTATCATATAAAAAGACACATTTGTCCTTTTATTTTGTCAAAAAAGAAATTATGTTATCGAAAGCAAGTAAATATGCAATTACAGCAGTATTGCATTTAGCAAATAAAGCTTCTAAAGAAAATAAACTAGGTTCAAAACAATTAGCAGAACTACTAAATATACCTGCCCCCTTTTTGGCAAAAACGTTACAAGAATTAACAAAAAAGGGCATAATATCTTCTATAAAAGGTCCACATGGTGGTTTTTACCTTTCTAAAGAAAATGAAAAAAAGTCACTATATAATATTATAGATTGTTTAGATGATATTGAAAAATTTAATCAATGTTATTTAGGGCAACCAGATTGTAGTGATGATAAACCATGTGTTGTTCATCATCTGTATAAACCTTTTAAGAAAGAATTGATAAAAAAACTAGAGGAAAAAACAATTTTAGAAATGGCTAATGAATATGCGAATAATGATAATTCGTCTGAATTTTATAATTAATAA
The window above is part of the Polaribacter sp. SA4-12 genome. Proteins encoded here:
- a CDS encoding nitrous oxide reductase family maturation protein NosD — its product is MRIGVLLLFLIYSFTGNAQTSRIDVCSSCKVKSIKDAIKLAKDGDTILVKKGIYKESKLFIDKSIHLIGEDYPVIDAENKTDSVIAIKADNFSLSGFKIKNIGMSYIKEVAGVFISYSKNFTIKDNIFDNVFYGIILQRVKYGLIKDNIISGNAKNESSSGNGVHVWKSKNMRIENNTVSGMRDGIYLEFVNNSYVSNNTSKNNIRYGLHFMFSHYNEYHHNEFRENGAGVAVMFSKHIKMYFNTFHYNWGTASYGLLLKEINDAEINDNIFEQNTIAINIDGCNRINYKNNHFIRNGWALKFTGGCYANIFEYNNFQSNAFDLSYNSRLNDNKFEANYWSEYSGYDLNKDGIGDVAHRPVKLFSYVVNKTPETLVLLRSLFVDIINFSEKVSPIFTPDNLLDQKPLMKAINSLD
- a CDS encoding ABC transporter ATP-binding protein, with translation MIKIQNLHKKFGKLTVLDGLNLNINKGGIFAVLGPNGSGKTTLIKSILGMVIPEEGTINIGGEEILKKHEYRNNVNYLPQIANFPGNLSVSELIQMIKDIRTKKANDLELIELFDLQPFLKKKLSNLSGGTKQKVNLVLTFMFDSELIILDEPTTGLDPVSLIRLKEIIQSEKQKGKTILITSHIMSFVEEMSDEIVFLLDGKIHFKGKIETLKEQTNQTDLEHAIATILSKDYA
- the nosZ gene encoding Sec-dependent nitrous-oxide reductase, producing the protein MKTILKSIFSLTIAAAFLVSCGGPSKKSNKGAVSGNAAEKVYVAPGEHDSHYAFVSGGFSGQLAVYGLPSGRLFRVIPVFSQDPEKAYGYSEETKPMLQTSHGFVPWGDSHHPDISQTNGSVDGRWVFINENNTPRIARISLETFETEEIIEIPNSAGNHSSSFVTENSEYVVAGTRFAVPFPQRDMSISDMKGNFSGALSFLSIDPDHGNMEIKFQIKMPGFNYDLSHPGRGKSHGWFFFSTYNTEEANTLMEVNASQNDKDFIAAINWKKIEEYVNNGGGKKMPAKYAHNTWSDETHTATHVMQKEVLVVEPKDVPGAIYFLPTAKSPHGCDVDPTGEYIIGNGKLAAAMTVHSFTKMQKAIEDKAFDGEAYGIPIIKFDAVNYGTLDQPGLGPLHTEFDTRGNGYTTFFISSEVVKWNIKDLKVIDRHPVYYSVGHLMIPGGNSRTPDDKYMVAMNKITKDRYLPTGPEVCQSAQLFDISGEKMELLLDFPTIGEPHYAAGIAAEKIAPKSKKIYKLNENKHHYAVTNEGETNVVRKGNEVHIKMSMIRSHFSPDNIEGVKVGDKVFFHVTNLEQDYDVPHGISMIGANTSELLIMPGRTATFTWEPKQVGVWPFYCTDFCSALHQEMQGYIRVSPKSSDIKISYTLDGDVPGEDEEE
- a CDS encoding RrF2 family transcriptional regulator; its protein translation is MLSKASKYAITAVLHLANKASKENKLGSKQLAELLNIPAPFLAKTLQELTKKGIISSIKGPHGGFYLSKENEKKSLYNIIDCLDDIEKFNQCYLGQPDCSDDKPCVVHHLYKPFKKELIKKLEEKTILEMANEYANNDNSSEFYN
- a CDS encoding c-type cytochrome gives rise to the protein MKLQNVLLIMLVALFINCGGKEKKGPSYSKAPVKKEVVKKVDTKKASLDNKGIGPIKTLKLEAINDALVTKGKAIYKTNCTACHKFSKKYIGPGLKGVTERRSPEWIMNLILNTEEMLAKDPVAKALIAEYNAPMANQQLSEEDARAILEYFRTKN
- a CDS encoding nitrous oxide reductase accessory protein NosL codes for the protein MKKIISLLILMFFIFISCSVEPKVIKYGDDHCFHCDMTVVDKTHSAQYVTKKGKAYMFDAVECLTMKINQENNERDLAFILVADYITPGKLVDAKKATYLISKKIKSPMGANLSAFFDKKIADEYLEKHGGKLYTWNSLKQHFSK
- a CDS encoding fasciclin domain-containing protein; this encodes MRLLKTVCLIFIASLLLTSCQNKEKKEVKKESEVQKKEIISKGQSSVIDEDSDPNALQVAKSLDDFKTLVVAIKAAGVEDALVNAGPLTVFAPVNSAFDKLPEGTVATLLKPENKTNLGFILKNHVAPANYHLKQLKKEAKKGRKLYMASGKYLVVENKEGKIFVGGTEILKTVKVSNGWVHVIGDVLVPSDK
- a CDS encoding ABC transporter permease → MLKILKYSFYDLLRSRWSYVYFVFYLVIGFSLLFLNNDTSKAVITLMNIIVVLTPLIGTIFGIMYYYNSREFTELLLAQPLKRSTIFLGQYIGVSLSLSLSLVLGLGIPFLAYGVTQSTAIFDFISLLFVGAFLTFIFVALAFNIALSNENKIKGFGYAILLWLFLAVIYDGLFLISLIVFQEYPLDQFSLFATMFNPIDLSRILILLKLDISALLGYTGAVFQQFFGTNLGMILSSSVLILWTVIPTLRIISKAKKKDF